The stretch of DNA TTTCTTTGGAACTTGTCCTCATTGAGCACGAAAGAAGACAACAACCAGGCTTCTTCTTCGGGACTTGTTCTCATTGAGCAATTCACCTTTTTTTCAACTTTGAAGTTTAAGTAATCAATAGAAAAAAAGGCCTTAGAACTCTAAAAAAATACCGGCATCATTTTGCCGGTATTTTTGTCTATCAGTTTCAAGTCATTTCTATTTCAATTGCATACACCGCTTCATTTAGAATAGTGACTTTTGCATAGAGGTCATTTTCCAGGAGAAACGATTGCATGTCAGCTGATGAAATTCTTTCATGGAGAGGGGGACCCAATTCTGATTCTACCGCTTCCCAATCAAGAATAAGCAGCCGTCCATTCGGTCGAATAGTACGTTTAAATTCTTTAAGGGCTTTTTCCATATTCGGAATTTCATGCATCACAAAAGCTACGATTGCTTTGTTTATCGTATTGTCAGGAAGCTTAATATTTTCAAGATTACTTTCAATGTAATGTATGTTCCTAACTTCCTCTTGCTCTGCTCGTTTTCTCAACAAATCTAGCATCTTCGGTTCAATGTCTATTGCATAAACCGTATCATTCGTTTGCTGTGCGAAAGGAATCGTGAAAAAGCCATTGCCCGCTCCGAAATCTGCGAGTTTGTCACTTGCTTGGATACCAAGTAGAGAGATAACTTTATCTAAATCAATTAATTCTCTTCTCTTAGGCGAAAGTAATTTATCCGCCTTTTCAGGATTAAAGCGATGTCCAGCCACAATACCACTCCTTAGCTAAAAAAATTTAGATATCAATAAAATGACTCCTACCAGGAGCCAAACGAAAACCCCAGGTCATATTGGCGGAAATGAAAACTTCTTTTTTCCGTCATTCTGGTTTTTCCTGTTAATGCCTCAAGTCCCAGTTTGGCAATCATTTATCCGCTTCTTTTCCATAAAAGTACCCCCTTTAATCTATCCCTTTCACAGGATATCGATCCAAATTTTTACTGCTGTCGCTGCAATTAATACAGCTAGAATAGCTTGAAGTATTTTCGTATTTACTTTTTTCCCTGTCATTGCACCTAATGGTGAGGCAATTAAGCTAGCAACAACCATAATAAGTGCAGGTCCATAATCAACTTGTCCTGTTGTTATTTTACCAATTGTAGCGCCAATAGATGAAATAAATGTAATCGCTAATGAAGATGCGATCGTCATTCGAGTTGGTATCTTCAAGATAACGAGCATGATAGGAACTAATAAGAATGCACCTGCAGCCCCTACTATCCCAGACCCAACTCCAACAATTAACGCCAGTGCTGCAGCAAGCCATTTATTAAATTTCACTTGATCGAGCGGAATATCATCAAGATCTTTTTTAGGAATAAACATCATAACCGCAGCGGTTAGAGCTAAAATTCCATAGATTAAATTAATCCCGCCCTCTGACATTGCTTTTGAACCAAAACTACCGATAAAGCTCCCAATTAATATACTAACGCCCATATAGCCGATTAATGCTTTATTTAAATATCCGTCTTTGCGATAGGCCCAAACACCGCCAATGGTAGCAAAAAATACTTGAACAGCACTGATTCCAGATACTTCATGAGCACTAAAAGCTGCAAGACCGAATAAAGGCGGGATGTATAGCAGCATTGGATATTTTATTATCGAACCGCCAATTCCTACCATTCCGGAAATGTATGATCCAATAAAACCTATTAGAAAGATCGTAATTATGAATGTCATATCCATTTCTTGCACTTCCTCTTAAGAAAAGGTTAGAAAGACTTAGCTTTCACCAAGTCCTTCCAGCGAAAGCTTAGTTTTTCTTATGCGATGTTATTTCCAGACAATTTATTAAAATTCCAATTATACTTTAGTACATTAATAAAGTGAAACTTCCATCAGTGGGGTTTTTTTTCATCCCCCACTGATGGTTAGTTGCGGCTCACAGGAAGTGGGTCACGCAGACGTTGCCACACGATGTGGCGCTTTTAGTCTGTGTTCATTTTATGGGCTTTTACGGGCAGTTGTCCCCACCTTTCATCCTCGCTTCTCTCTCATCTTGAGGTGGGGGTCTTACTGCCCGTTAATGCGGGATAAACTTAAGCTTGCCGATTAGCGAACCAAATTGGTTCCCTCTTCAGTTTTTTATTCACCCTTTTTAATCCAAAATTTATATACTCCATTTTCATCTTCTTGCTTTACTAATTCATGACCACCTGATTTTGTCCAAGCAGTAATATCATTTTTCGATCCTTTATCTGTGGTGTGTACCTCTAATACTTGACCTTCTTTAAGCTCGTTCATTGCCTTCTTTGTTCTTACAATGGGCATTGGACATGCAAACCCTTTTGCATCTAATAGTTTTGTAGCTTCCATTTGTATTACCTCCAATAATTTTTTAGGGCACTTCTGCTTTTCTATCTGTCTAGCTCCAGCGCCTACCCCCGAGGTACAGGACGTACTAGTGTCGACAACGCGACAGGACGTCGCGCTTTTCTATCTTACTGCACAGCGGTTTGGGCCGATTTCCATTTCACGCTGCTCTTCTTCGTCTGGATTGATTTTTCCCATATTAGTTTTGCGAATCTCTTGGTATGAATTTGGCTGTGGCGGTAAATTTTCAGTCACAAGCATTCTAAATTCTTCCTCATTTTCGATAGTTAAACCATGGTTTTCTGCAAATAAATCTCCAAGTTTTTTACCTACACTTCCATCCTCATTTAATTCTTCAATCACCATAAAGTGTGCTGGAAGAACCAAAAGGTCTTCCGATAATTCTCTGTAGCGTTCATACAGGCTTTCTCTTAAATCTCCAACCCAGTCTTCCGCTAAACCAGCAAGATCTGGACGTCCAATTGAGTCAATAAATAAGATATCACCTGATAGCAGATACGTTTCATCAACTACAAATGATGTTGACCCGATTGTATGTCCTGGTGTGTATAGAGCATGAATATCGATCGCAGTATTACCGATTGTTACAATCTTACCGCCTTCAAGTGGCTCGTATTTAAATGTCACTTCTGTGGCATCCTTTGGCGGCAGCCAATACATTGCATTTGTCTTTTCAGCAATTTTTCGACCACCGGAAATATGATCCGCATGTAGATGGGTATCAAATACATGAGTAATCTTTGCTCCCTTGCTATCTGCAAAATCAGTAAAGATATCCGTCATTCTTGTTGCATCAATAATCGCTGCCTCCCCATTTGAGATGACCATATAAGATAGGCAGCCTTTGCCGATGCGGACAAACTGATACACTTCGCCGCCATTTTTTAAATCTCCAATTTTGACAGGCTCCAAGTGCTCACTCCAAGCTTTCATCCCGCCTTTTAAATAAGAAACAGTAAGACCAGCCTCTGAAAGTTCTTCTGCAACATAAATTGATGAGCCTTCCTTCGCACATACAACTAAAACATCCTTATCGGTTGGCAGCTTATCAAGAATCCCTTCAACGCCGTCAAGCAGTTCAAAATAAGGAATATTTAAATGCTCGAAGTGTTCACCTTCAATTCTCCAGTCTTGAAAATCCACTGTATTACGGACATCCAGAATAAATAGCTCCTCTTTATTAAACACTCTCTTTGTTACCTCTGTTGCCGTCATTGCATTTACAGCCATCCCCAACCTACCCCCTAAGGTATTATAGTATTTAAAATTTTTTCACTTTTCTAGTTTTGTATGACCTTCATAATCGTTTCTGGATCATACCCGATGACCCAGTTTCCGTTAATTTCTGTTTGTGGTACACCCATTTGCCCTGTAGCAGCAATAAGCTTCTGCATGATTTCAGGATTCGTTTCAACATTTACTTCATTAAAAGAAATATTTTGCTCTAACAAAAAGTTTTTTAGCATAACACAATATGGACATCTCGTTGTTGAATATACAGTAGCCTTCATTTTATACACCTCTTAGTTATTGATATTTATTGTTTTGCCAGTCCAAGCGCTCATCCCCGGTACAACATTTATTACTTTTGTAAATCCTTTTTCTGCTAGCCTCTGTGCGGCAAGATCACTGCGGTTTCCCGTACGGCACACAACAAAAATTTCATCTTCTTTATTAAGCTCATCTATACGGTCGTCTAATTCTCCCAAAGGAATTGAAATGGCGTTTGAAATATGACTAAATGCATATTCAGCTGATTCTCTAACATCAAGGACAACATTGTTTTCGTTTACTTTCAGCATTTTTTCTAGCTCTTCATTGGTAGCTACATTCGGATGCTTTCTTTCAATTGTTTCATCACCGGGTGATTTCCTTAAATAATGCTTTAGTACATCTCCTTCTTCTAATGTGCCTAAATATTGATGCCCTGCACTCTTTGCCCATGCTTGAATATCTGCCTTTGAGCCTTTGTCCGTTGCTTGAACTTCTAATACTTGACCTGCCTCTAATTCATTCATTGACTTTTTCGTTTTCACAATAGGCATTGGACAAGACAGACCTTTTGCATCCAATACAATGTCTGTTTTTATTTGAATCATATTAAAACCTCCTTTTTACCTACCGGGGTATAAATTTATTTAAAAAAATTTACTCGATTTCTCCTTCCCAAGCAAG from Cytobacillus dafuensis encodes:
- a CDS encoding class I SAM-dependent methyltransferase, translated to MAGHRFNPEKADKLLSPKRRELIDLDKVISLLGIQASDKLADFGAGNGFFTIPFAQQTNDTVYAIDIEPKMLDLLRKRAEQEEVRNIHYIESNLENIKLPDNTINKAIVAFVMHEIPNMEKALKEFKRTIRPNGRLLILDWEAVESELGPPLHERISSADMQSFLLENDLYAKVTILNEAVYAIEIEMT
- a CDS encoding sulfite exporter TauE/SafE family protein, coding for MDMTFIITIFLIGFIGSYISGMVGIGGSIIKYPMLLYIPPLFGLAAFSAHEVSGISAVQVFFATIGGVWAYRKDGYLNKALIGYMGVSILIGSFIGSFGSKAMSEGGINLIYGILALTAAVMMFIPKKDLDDIPLDQVKFNKWLAAALALIVGVGSGIVGAAGAFLLVPIMLVILKIPTRMTIASSLAITFISSIGATIGKITTGQVDYGPALIMVVASLIASPLGAMTGKKVNTKILQAILAVLIAATAVKIWIDIL
- a CDS encoding sulfurtransferase TusA family protein; amino-acid sequence: MEATKLLDAKGFACPMPIVRTKKAMNELKEGQVLEVHTTDKGSKNDITAWTKSGGHELVKQEDENGVYKFWIKKGE
- a CDS encoding MBL fold metallo-hydrolase, which gives rise to MAVNAMTATEVTKRVFNKEELFILDVRNTVDFQDWRIEGEHFEHLNIPYFELLDGVEGILDKLPTDKDVLVVCAKEGSSIYVAEELSEAGLTVSYLKGGMKAWSEHLEPVKIGDLKNGGEVYQFVRIGKGCLSYMVISNGEAAIIDATRMTDIFTDFADSKGAKITHVFDTHLHADHISGGRKIAEKTNAMYWLPPKDATEVTFKYEPLEGGKIVTIGNTAIDIHALYTPGHTIGSTSFVVDETYLLSGDILFIDSIGRPDLAGLAEDWVGDLRESLYERYRELSEDLLVLPAHFMVIEELNEDGSVGKKLGDLFAENHGLTIENEEEFRMLVTENLPPQPNSYQEIRKTNMGKINPDEEEQREMEIGPNRCAVR
- a CDS encoding glutaredoxin family protein; this translates as MKATVYSTTRCPYCVMLKNFLLEQNISFNEVNVETNPEIMQKLIAATGQMGVPQTEINGNWVIGYDPETIMKVIQN
- a CDS encoding sulfurtransferase TusA family protein, whose amino-acid sequence is MIQIKTDIVLDAKGLSCPMPIVKTKKSMNELEAGQVLEVQATDKGSKADIQAWAKSAGHQYLGTLEEGDVLKHYLRKSPGDETIERKHPNVATNEELEKMLKVNENNVVLDVRESAEYAFSHISNAISIPLGELDDRIDELNKEDEIFVVCRTGNRSDLAAQRLAEKGFTKVINVVPGMSAWTGKTININN